The proteins below are encoded in one region of Ornithinimicrobium avium:
- the murG gene encoding undecaprenyldiphospho-muramoylpentapeptide beta-N-acetylglucosaminyltransferase codes for MNAPLSVVLAGGGSAGHVNPLLATADALRRRVPDVRIRVLGTAEGLESRLVPERGYELTMVPKVPFPRRPDAAVLRFPTALRSAVGAAQSALAEAEADVVVGFGGYVATPAYLAARRAEVPIVIHEQNARPGLANRLGARFTAHVATTFASTQLPGATRVGLPLRAEIRDLDRATLRPEALAHFGLAADLPALLVFGGSLGAQRLNQAFSGAAADLLGAGVQVLHLTGAGKDVEVPAGAPGGARYVAMHYTDRMDLAYAVADLAVCRAGAGTVCELSAVGVPAIYVPLPIGNGEQRLNAAGVVGAGGGLLVEDAEVSPEWVRTTVLPLITDEARLAQMAAAAAEHGERHADDRLVDLILAAAGRDTSTPDVDAR; via the coding sequence GTGAACGCGCCGCTGTCCGTGGTCCTGGCCGGCGGCGGCTCGGCCGGCCACGTCAACCCGTTGCTGGCCACCGCCGACGCCCTGCGCCGCCGGGTGCCGGACGTGCGGATCAGGGTGCTCGGCACCGCCGAGGGCCTGGAGTCCAGGCTGGTGCCCGAGCGGGGCTACGAGCTGACGATGGTGCCCAAGGTGCCCTTCCCGCGCCGCCCGGACGCGGCGGTCCTGCGCTTCCCGACCGCGCTGCGCTCGGCGGTCGGCGCCGCCCAGAGCGCCCTGGCCGAGGCCGAGGCCGACGTCGTCGTCGGGTTCGGCGGCTACGTCGCCACCCCGGCCTACCTCGCCGCGCGCCGCGCCGAGGTGCCGATCGTCATCCACGAGCAGAACGCCCGGCCCGGCCTGGCCAACCGCCTCGGAGCCCGCTTCACCGCGCACGTGGCCACCACCTTCGCCAGCACCCAGCTGCCCGGCGCGACCCGGGTCGGGCTGCCGCTGCGCGCCGAGATCCGCGACCTGGACCGGGCCACGCTGCGCCCGGAGGCCCTGGCCCACTTCGGGCTCGCGGCCGACCTGCCCGCGCTGCTCGTCTTCGGCGGCTCGCTGGGTGCCCAGCGCCTCAACCAGGCCTTCTCCGGCGCCGCGGCCGACCTGCTCGGCGCCGGCGTGCAGGTGCTGCACCTCACCGGTGCGGGCAAGGACGTCGAGGTGCCGGCCGGCGCCCCCGGCGGCGCCCGCTACGTCGCGATGCACTACACCGACCGGATGGACCTGGCCTACGCGGTCGCCGACCTGGCCGTGTGCCGGGCCGGGGCCGGGACGGTCTGCGAGCTGTCCGCCGTCGGCGTGCCGGCGATCTACGTCCCGCTGCCGATCGGCAACGGCGAGCAGCGGCTCAACGCCGCCGGCGTCGTCGGGGCCGGCGGCGGCCTGCTCGTCGAGGACGCCGAGGTGAGCCCGGAGTGGGTGCGCACCACGGTGCTCCCGCTGATCACCGACGAGGCGCGCCTCGCGCAGATGGCCGCCGCGGCCGCCGAGCACGGGGAGCGCCACGCCGACGACCGGCTGGTCGACCTGATCCTGGCCGCCGCGGGCAGGGACACGTCCACCCCGGACGTGGACGCGCGGTGA
- a CDS encoding cell division protein FtsQ/DivIB: MSVDTQERGTGLVERWRDRRDVSRPPRRPGAWRRAVLLWGVLVTLLAAGLVFLFFFSAAFVVQDVQVEGAKGELADSVVFEADIPQGRPLARVSETRLAERVLEGEKRVRSVSLDRRWPSTIVYEVQLREPALALRGGGTTWLADAGGVVYDSVEKASHNLPAVTVAEKPQDVSTGTVLGLVELWRLRPDPAELEGEISTPRLGSNGDVTIRIDQLTIRWGPPVEAEKKWKVVQALVGQDAIDPQGEIPQTIDVSIPGTPVVTGIPPAQG; encoded by the coding sequence GTGAGCGTGGACACGCAGGAACGAGGCACCGGTCTGGTGGAGCGCTGGCGGGACCGGCGGGACGTGTCGCGGCCGCCGCGCCGACCGGGTGCGTGGCGCCGTGCGGTGCTGCTGTGGGGCGTGCTGGTGACGCTGCTGGCCGCGGGGCTGGTCTTCCTGTTCTTCTTCTCCGCGGCGTTCGTCGTGCAGGACGTGCAGGTGGAGGGGGCCAAGGGAGAGCTCGCGGACAGCGTCGTCTTCGAGGCGGACATCCCGCAGGGGCGGCCCCTGGCGAGGGTGTCGGAGACCAGGCTGGCCGAGCGGGTGCTCGAGGGCGAGAAGCGGGTGCGCAGCGTGTCGCTGGACCGCAGGTGGCCCTCGACGATCGTCTACGAGGTGCAGCTGCGCGAGCCGGCGCTGGCCCTGCGCGGCGGGGGGACGACGTGGCTGGCGGACGCGGGCGGCGTCGTCTACGACTCGGTGGAGAAGGCCTCGCACAATCTGCCGGCGGTGACCGTCGCCGAGAAGCCGCAGGACGTGTCCACCGGGACGGTGCTGGGGCTGGTGGAGCTGTGGCGGCTGCGCCCGGACCCCGCTGAGCTCGAGGGCGAGATCTCCACGCCCCGCCTCGGTTCCAACGGAGACGTGACGATCCGCATCGACCAGCTGACGATCCGGTGGGGCCCGCCGGTCGAGGCGGAGAAGAAGTGGAAGGTCGTGCAGGCCCTCGTCGGGCAGGACGCCATCGACCCGCAGGGTGAGATCCCGCAGACGATCGACGTGAGCATCCCGGGCACGCCCGTGGTGACGGGGATCCCGCCGGCCCAGGGCTGA
- the ftsZ gene encoding cell division protein FtsZ produces MSAAQNYLAVIKVVGIGGGGVNAINRMIEVGLKGVEFIAINTDAQALLMSDADVKLDVGRELTRGLGAGADPEVGRRAAEDHTEEIEEALRGADMVFVTAGEGGGTGTGGAPVVAKIAKSLGALTIGVVTRPFTFEGRRRANQAETGIASLREEVDTLIVIPNDRLLSISDRSVSMLDAFRSADQVLLSGVQGITDLITTPGLINLDFADVKSVMQGAGSALMGIGSARGEDRAVQAAELAISSPLLEASIEGAHGVLLSIQGGSDLGLFEINEAARLVQEAAHPEANIIFGAVIDDSLGDEVRVTVIAAGFDGGAPQTRDNERALGQVQAGGGTRPQANQQAQRPAQDDRQQQAQRPAGAPAAGAQQQGQGDGGATTPQAQPAQQPAQPQRPPVQQPPRQVTFEDETDDLDVPDFLK; encoded by the coding sequence GTGTCCGCTGCGCAGAACTATCTGGCCGTCATCAAGGTCGTCGGCATCGGGGGTGGTGGTGTCAACGCCATCAACCGGATGATCGAGGTCGGCCTCAAGGGTGTCGAGTTCATCGCCATCAACACCGACGCCCAGGCGCTGCTGATGAGCGACGCCGACGTCAAGCTCGACGTCGGCCGAGAGCTCACCCGCGGCCTCGGCGCCGGTGCGGACCCCGAGGTGGGGCGCCGCGCCGCCGAGGACCACACCGAGGAGATCGAGGAGGCGCTGCGCGGCGCCGACATGGTCTTCGTGACCGCCGGCGAGGGCGGCGGCACCGGCACCGGCGGTGCCCCCGTCGTGGCCAAGATCGCCAAGTCGCTGGGCGCCCTGACGATCGGTGTGGTGACCCGCCCCTTCACGTTCGAGGGCCGTCGTCGCGCCAACCAGGCCGAGACCGGCATCGCCTCCCTGCGCGAGGAGGTCGACACCCTCATCGTCATCCCCAACGACCGGCTGCTGTCGATCTCGGACCGCAGCGTGTCGATGCTGGACGCCTTCCGGTCGGCCGACCAGGTGCTGCTCTCCGGTGTCCAGGGCATCACCGACCTCATCACCACGCCGGGCCTGATCAACCTCGACTTCGCCGACGTCAAGTCGGTCATGCAGGGTGCCGGCTCGGCGCTCATGGGCATCGGCTCGGCCCGCGGCGAGGACCGCGCCGTGCAGGCCGCGGAGCTGGCCATCTCCTCGCCGCTGCTCGAGGCGAGCATCGAGGGCGCCCACGGGGTGCTCCTGTCGATCCAGGGCGGCTCGGACCTCGGACTGTTCGAGATCAACGAGGCCGCCCGCCTGGTCCAGGAGGCCGCCCACCCGGAGGCCAACATCATCTTCGGCGCGGTCATCGACGACTCCCTCGGCGACGAGGTGCGCGTCACGGTCATCGCGGCCGGCTTCGACGGCGGCGCCCCGCAGACGCGCGACAACGAGCGCGCGCTGGGCCAGGTGCAGGCCGGGGGCGGCACCCGTCCGCAGGCGAACCAGCAGGCGCAGCGCCCGGCGCAGGACGACCGGCAGCAGCAGGCGCAGCGCCCGGCCGGGGCGCCGGCCGCCGGGGCTCAGCAGCAGGGACAGGGCGACGGCGGGGCGACGACCCCGCAGGCCCAGCCCGCGCAGCAGCCGGCCCAGCCGCAGCGCCCGCCGGTGCAGCAGCCGCCGCGCCAGGTGACCTTCGAGGACGAGACCGACGACCTGGACGTGCCCGACTTCCTCAAGTGA
- a CDS encoding Flp family type IVb pilin: MGFKTTLRRCLDDERGATAVEYALLVALIASVIIGVVTTLGLGIIPGFQAVIDGLP; this comes from the coding sequence ATGGGTTTCAAGACAACTTTGCGACGGTGTCTGGATGACGAACGTGGCGCCACCGCCGTCGAGTACGCGCTGCTCGTGGCTCTCATTGCCTCGGTCATCATCGGCGTCGTGACCACATTGGGGCTAGGGATTATCCCAGGATTTCAGGCCGTCATCGACGGCCTGCCGTGA
- a CDS encoding pilus assembly protein TadG-related protein, whose protein sequence is MTYISRIASRGRDRGATAVVTALLLIGLVGFTGLAVDTGATMATQQELQNGADAAALAAAQECAENGCGSIDAVAGPYGVANVRNEKGEVSTTLQPDTGAQTVQATVSGRKTHWFLPVVGIASSNLEATATASWFTPKKGPSMLPLAISQCSFEYQASGAPVSVGDTIVVWIPKDNKHTPGCPDDAYPPGGFGWLDPVDGKCEADIIVGGWVGGDTGNTPKGACDFSEYVGKTVLIPIFNAKRGTGEAAEVFVTQFAAFEVDRLEIQTKGEWGNLPKCPKNPVPNGLHDTCLRGKFVEYVTSAEGYVGDSSESDVSVIRLID, encoded by the coding sequence TTGACCTACATCAGCAGGATCGCATCACGCGGTCGCGATCGTGGCGCCACGGCGGTCGTGACAGCGCTCCTGCTCATCGGCCTCGTGGGCTTCACCGGCCTGGCCGTGGACACGGGCGCCACGATGGCCACGCAGCAGGAGCTGCAGAACGGTGCTGACGCTGCCGCCTTGGCGGCCGCCCAGGAATGCGCGGAGAACGGTTGCGGGAGTATTGACGCGGTGGCCGGTCCCTATGGGGTCGCCAACGTGCGCAATGAGAAGGGCGAGGTGTCCACAACGCTCCAGCCAGACACCGGCGCGCAGACCGTGCAGGCCACTGTCTCGGGACGCAAGACGCACTGGTTCCTTCCCGTCGTGGGCATCGCAAGCTCCAACTTGGAGGCCACCGCGACCGCGTCTTGGTTCACACCCAAGAAGGGTCCGTCCATGCTTCCCCTGGCGATATCTCAATGTTCTTTCGAATACCAGGCCAGTGGGGCTCCGGTATCTGTCGGGGACACCATCGTCGTGTGGATACCGAAGGACAACAAGCATACTCCGGGGTGCCCCGACGACGCTTACCCCCCCGGAGGGTTTGGGTGGCTCGATCCCGTCGATGGAAAGTGCGAAGCCGATATCATCGTCGGGGGTTGGGTTGGGGGTGACACGGGTAACACGCCTAAGGGCGCGTGCGACTTCTCGGAGTATGTGGGAAAGACCGTCCTCATCCCCATCTTCAACGCCAAGAGAGGGACTGGTGAGGCGGCAGAGGTATTCGTGACCCAGTTCGCGGCCTTCGAGGTCGATCGGCTCGAGATCCAGACCAAGGGAGAGTGGGGAAATCTTCCGAAGTGTCCGAAGAATCCGGTCCCTAATGGATTGCACGACACCTGTCTTCGTGGCAAGTTCGTTGAGTATGTTACGTCTGCAGAAGGTTATGTAGGAGATAGTTCGGAGTCTGACGTGTCCGTGATCCGGTTGATCGACTGA
- a CDS encoding Flp family type IVb pilin yields MAAIFYTLATLKDRLVEADKERGATAVEYGLLVALIAAVIIGTVVILGGRINTAFQTIVTALPGG; encoded by the coding sequence ATGGCTGCCATCTTCTACACCCTCGCCACACTCAAGGACCGTCTCGTCGAGGCCGACAAGGAGCGCGGTGCGACCGCGGTCGAGTACGGCCTGCTCGTGGCCCTGATCGCTGCCGTGATCATCGGCACCGTTGTTATCCTGGGCGGCCGGATCAACACTGCTTTCCAGACCATCGTCACCGCACTCCCCGGCGGCTGA
- a CDS encoding TadE/TadG family type IV pilus assembly protein, whose amino-acid sequence MTEGRERGAAAVEFAMIAIILLTLVFGIAEFGRLWMIQSTLSAAARDGARTMAVKNDQDPASQAVKDVFSSISPSGPTTLTIAPATGACDSGGQAKVDATYEAPWLTGFFGSGTVTLKGQGVMRCGG is encoded by the coding sequence ATGACCGAAGGACGGGAGCGCGGGGCCGCGGCCGTAGAATTCGCGATGATCGCGATCATCCTGCTCACTCTCGTGTTCGGGATTGCAGAGTTCGGCCGGCTGTGGATGATTCAGTCCACCCTCTCAGCAGCGGCGCGGGACGGAGCGCGGACGATGGCCGTGAAGAACGACCAAGACCCGGCCAGCCAGGCGGTCAAGGACGTGTTTTCGTCGATCAGTCCCTCCGGTCCGACGACGCTCACCATCGCGCCCGCCACGGGAGCATGTGACTCGGGCGGACAGGCCAAGGTCGACGCAACCTACGAGGCGCCGTGGCTGACCGGGTTCTTCGGCTCGGGAACGGTCACTCTCAAAGGCCAAGGAGTCATGAGATGCGGTGGTTGA
- a CDS encoding ISAs1 family transposase, whose amino-acid sequence MPSSPIIPAKRDPADHALLDVLGRVPDPRDPRGVRYPLVGVLAVAVCAVLAGARSFAAIGERALDLEQAQLAALGLGRAPEESTLRKLFARPDTIALDRQLAVLAWTRIAHVAGRRVIAIDGKTVRGARTAHAAAPHLVAALDHATGVVPRQHAVDTKSNEIPALRDLLAGFDPTDLHGCVITADAMHTQTDTAQAIVEAGADYVLTVKGNQPRLLADMKTLPWAAVPVGSTSTEHAHGRRVTRTIKAIDAPAWVGFPGAAQVAQLRRTVTSNGKKPVEVVYLITSATHALAPPAVLAAWVRGHWAIEDRLHYVRDVTFAQDDSQVRVGRAPHVMASLRNAVIGLLRLAGWDNIAKALRHHARHPDRAITCALTC is encoded by the coding sequence ATGCCATCTTCGCCGATCATCCCTGCCAAGCGCGACCCTGCCGACCACGCCCTGCTTGACGTGCTCGGCCGGGTGCCCGATCCGCGGGACCCGCGCGGGGTGCGGTACCCGCTGGTCGGGGTGCTGGCCGTCGCGGTCTGTGCAGTGCTGGCCGGTGCCCGTTCCTTCGCCGCGATCGGGGAGCGGGCCCTGGACCTGGAGCAGGCCCAGCTGGCAGCACTGGGACTGGGGCGGGCACCGGAGGAGTCCACGCTGCGCAAGCTGTTCGCCCGGCCCGACACGATCGCGCTGGATCGCCAGCTGGCGGTCCTGGCATGGACCCGCATTGCCCACGTCGCCGGACGCCGGGTCATCGCCATCGACGGCAAGACCGTGCGGGGCGCCAGGACCGCGCACGCTGCCGCGCCGCACCTGGTGGCTGCCCTCGACCACGCCACCGGGGTCGTCCCCCGGCAGCACGCCGTGGACACCAAGTCCAACGAGATCCCCGCGCTACGAGACCTGCTGGCCGGCTTCGATCCCACTGACCTGCACGGATGCGTCATTACCGCAGACGCGATGCATACACAGACCGACACCGCCCAGGCCATCGTCGAGGCCGGCGCCGACTACGTCCTGACCGTCAAGGGCAACCAGCCCAGGCTGCTGGCAGACATGAAGACGCTGCCCTGGGCCGCGGTCCCGGTCGGGTCAACCTCCACCGAGCACGCTCACGGCCGCCGCGTCACCCGCACCATCAAGGCCATCGACGCCCCCGCCTGGGTCGGCTTCCCCGGCGCGGCCCAGGTAGCCCAGCTGCGCCGCACCGTCACCAGCAACGGGAAGAAGCCCGTGGAGGTGGTCTACCTGATCACCTCCGCCACCCACGCCCTGGCACCGCCAGCGGTGCTGGCCGCCTGGGTCCGCGGTCACTGGGCCATCGAGGACCGCCTTCACTATGTCAGGGACGTCACGTTCGCACAGGACGACTCCCAGGTCCGCGTCGGTCGCGCCCCGCACGTCATGGCCTCCCTGCGCAACGCGGTGATCGGACTCCTGCGTCTGGCCGGCTGGGACAACATCGCCAAAGCCCTACGCCACCACGCCCGACATCCCGACCGAGCCATCACATGCGCCCTGACCTGCTGA
- the murC gene encoding UDP-N-acetylmuramate--L-alanine ligase, with protein sequence MSAPSPGAAHARSPRFDLTAPVPPAEELGAVHLVAIGGSGMSGVARMLLARGVPVSGSDRTDSPTLRALEAEGARVFVGHDPAHLDGADTVVVSSAIPETNPELAAARRRGLRVLHRSQGIAALLHGRDAVAVAGANGKTTTSAMTAVALRAAGADPAYVIGAPLAGTGSNAAPGGPGAPVVVEADESDGTFVVYRPLVAVVTNVQPDHLDFWGDAAGVEAGYARFAGTVRPGGLLVTNADDPGAVRLAHRARADGVRVLTWGSVPGECDVLVRDARSDGMSSSATLVWSADLSPVVAGTQAQLVLPVPGVHNVHNATAALLAATAGLGLALAPVLEGLAAFPGAHRRFEPKGSAGGVEVVDDYAHNAPKVAAVVQAGRSAAAGRRLVVAFQPHLFSRTRDFAEGFAAGLDGADVLLLLPVYGARETQEQFPGVTSALLADLVRGRGTGTQVHLLEERAGAARALHTLVRPGDLVVTVGAGDVTDVGPQLLELLGEDEG encoded by the coding sequence GTGAGCGCCCCGTCCCCGGGGGCCGCGCACGCCCGCAGCCCCCGCTTCGACCTCACCGCGCCCGTGCCCCCGGCCGAGGAGCTCGGCGCGGTCCACCTGGTGGCGATCGGCGGCTCGGGCATGTCCGGCGTGGCCCGGATGCTGCTGGCCCGCGGTGTGCCGGTCTCCGGGTCCGACCGCACCGACAGCCCCACCCTGCGCGCGCTGGAGGCCGAGGGCGCCCGCGTCTTCGTCGGGCACGACCCGGCCCACCTCGACGGCGCGGACACCGTGGTGGTGAGCAGCGCCATACCCGAGACCAACCCCGAGCTGGCCGCCGCCCGGCGGCGCGGGCTGCGGGTGCTGCACCGTTCGCAGGGGATCGCCGCGCTGCTGCACGGGCGCGACGCCGTCGCGGTCGCCGGCGCCAACGGCAAGACGACCACGAGCGCGATGACCGCGGTCGCGCTGCGGGCGGCCGGCGCCGACCCCGCCTACGTCATCGGCGCCCCGCTGGCCGGCACCGGCAGCAACGCCGCCCCCGGCGGGCCGGGCGCGCCGGTCGTGGTCGAGGCCGACGAGAGCGACGGGACGTTCGTCGTCTACCGGCCGCTGGTCGCGGTCGTCACCAACGTCCAGCCCGACCACCTCGACTTCTGGGGCGACGCGGCGGGGGTGGAGGCCGGCTACGCGCGGTTCGCGGGCACGGTCCGCCCCGGCGGCCTGCTCGTCACCAACGCCGACGACCCCGGCGCGGTCCGCCTGGCTCATCGTGCCCGTGCCGACGGCGTGCGCGTGCTCACCTGGGGCTCGGTGCCGGGGGAGTGCGACGTGCTGGTCCGGGACGCCCGGTCCGACGGTATGTCGTCCTCGGCCACCCTGGTCTGGTCCGCCGACCTCAGCCCGGTCGTCGCCGGCACGCAGGCGCAGCTGGTGCTGCCGGTGCCGGGCGTGCACAACGTGCACAACGCGACCGCCGCGCTGCTCGCCGCGACCGCAGGGCTCGGGCTGGCGCTGGCGCCGGTGCTCGAGGGCCTGGCGGCCTTCCCCGGGGCGCACCGCCGCTTCGAGCCGAAGGGCAGCGCCGGCGGCGTGGAGGTCGTCGACGACTACGCGCACAACGCGCCCAAGGTGGCCGCGGTCGTCCAGGCGGGACGCTCCGCGGCGGCGGGGCGGCGCCTGGTCGTCGCCTTCCAGCCGCACCTGTTCTCCCGGACGAGGGACTTCGCCGAGGGCTTCGCCGCCGGGCTGGACGGGGCCGACGTGCTCCTGCTGCTGCCGGTCTACGGCGCACGGGAGACCCAGGAGCAGTTCCCGGGCGTGACCTCTGCGCTGCTGGCCGACCTCGTCCGAGGGCGGGGCACCGGGACGCAGGTGCACCTGCTGGAGGAGCGTGCGGGAGCGGCGCGCGCGCTGCATACCCTCGTCCGTCCCGGTGACCTGGTGGTCACGGTGGGCGCGGGGGACGTGACGGACGTGGGTCCGCAGCTGCTGGAGCTGCTGGGGGAGGACGAGGGGTGA
- the murD gene encoding UDP-N-acetylmuramoyl-L-alanine--D-glutamate ligase: MSLLEELTHRDADWGRLRALVTGLGVSGFAAADALLQHEASVTVLDRGNGTERQETQAGILGILGADVRLGAEHVAAWPLAAAGGDGTAPQAPLEVDVVVTSPGWRPDHPVLVAAAEHGIPVWSEVELAWRLRPRVGAAPWLVVTGTNGKTTTVQLLEKILRTAGLRAVATGNVGIPVLDAVQHPEPYDVVAVEMSSFQLHFTHTMSPLASCVLNLAPDHLDWHGSLEAYAADKARIYQRTQVACVYNVQDPATERMVEEADVVEGCRAVGFTLGTPGLSMLGVVDDLLADRAFVAERATSAAEIGTLADLSRASGGDGSSMPPPHLVADSLAAAALARAAGVSAAAVRDGLRAFRTDAHRTAVVAESEGVTWVDDSKATNPHAAQAALAAYPDVVWVAGGQLKGAEVEDLVVRFADRLRGVVLLGADRAQIARALSRHAPKVPVHDVGVADHGDMDALDRIMDDVVAAAAAMASPGDVVLLSPAAASLDMFPSYGSRGETFARAVLRHLGREEA; this comes from the coding sequence GTGAGCCTGCTCGAGGAGCTGACCCACCGCGACGCCGACTGGGGCCGCCTGCGCGCCCTGGTCACCGGGCTGGGCGTCAGCGGCTTCGCCGCCGCCGACGCGCTGCTGCAGCACGAGGCGAGCGTCACCGTGCTCGACCGCGGCAACGGCACCGAGCGCCAGGAGACCCAGGCCGGGATCCTGGGCATCCTCGGCGCCGACGTGCGCCTCGGCGCCGAGCACGTGGCGGCCTGGCCGCTGGCCGCGGCCGGCGGGGACGGCACCGCGCCGCAGGCACCCCTGGAGGTCGACGTGGTCGTCACCTCGCCCGGTTGGCGCCCCGACCACCCGGTGCTGGTCGCGGCGGCGGAGCACGGCATACCCGTCTGGTCGGAGGTGGAGCTGGCCTGGCGGCTGCGCCCCCGCGTCGGGGCGGCGCCCTGGCTGGTGGTGACCGGGACCAACGGCAAGACGACGACCGTGCAGCTGCTCGAGAAGATCCTGCGCACCGCCGGGCTGCGCGCCGTGGCCACGGGCAACGTGGGCATCCCCGTGCTCGACGCCGTGCAGCACCCCGAGCCCTACGACGTGGTCGCGGTCGAGATGTCCAGCTTCCAGCTGCACTTCACGCACACGATGTCGCCGCTGGCCTCCTGCGTGCTCAACCTCGCGCCCGACCACCTGGACTGGCACGGGTCGCTGGAGGCCTACGCCGCGGACAAGGCACGGATCTACCAGCGCACGCAGGTCGCCTGCGTCTACAACGTGCAGGACCCGGCGACCGAGCGGATGGTCGAGGAGGCCGACGTGGTCGAGGGCTGCCGCGCGGTCGGGTTCACGCTCGGCACGCCGGGCCTGTCGATGCTCGGCGTGGTCGACGACCTGCTCGCCGACCGCGCCTTCGTCGCCGAGCGGGCCACCTCGGCCGCCGAGATCGGCACCCTGGCCGACCTGTCGCGCGCCTCCGGCGGCGACGGCAGCAGCATGCCCCCGCCGCACCTGGTGGCCGACTCCCTGGCCGCCGCCGCCCTCGCCCGGGCCGCGGGCGTCTCGGCGGCCGCCGTGCGCGACGGGCTGCGCGCCTTCCGCACCGACGCCCACCGCACCGCGGTCGTGGCCGAGAGCGAGGGCGTGACCTGGGTCGACGACTCCAAGGCGACCAACCCGCACGCCGCGCAGGCGGCGCTGGCCGCCTACCCCGACGTGGTCTGGGTGGCCGGCGGTCAGCTCAAGGGCGCCGAGGTCGAGGACCTGGTCGTGCGGTTCGCCGACCGGCTGCGCGGGGTGGTGCTGCTCGGCGCCGACCGGGCGCAGATCGCCCGCGCGCTGTCCCGACACGCGCCGAAGGTCCCCGTCCACGACGTCGGGGTCGCCGACCATGGGGACATGGACGCGCTGGACCGGATCATGGACGACGTGGTGGCCGCGGCCGCCGCGATGGCCAGCCCCGGCGACGTCGTCCTGCTCTCCCCGGCGGCCGCGTCGCTGGACATGTTCCCCAGCTACGGCTCGCGGGGCGAGACCTTCGCCCGGGCCGTGCTGCGCCACCTGGGCCGGGAGGAGGCGTGA
- the ftsW gene encoding putative lipid II flippase FtsW, producing MTSLTRDGRGAAATRGGAQEWTVASVGEWLRSPVAPYYLVLVSATVLTGLGLVMVLSASSVGSYATSGSSYTVFLDQLLYASLGIGLAVVASRLPVSWWKKLAWPAIFVALLLQALVFTSLGVGEFQGNNNWISIGGRTIQPSEFGKIALVVFGAAVLATKRRVIHRIGHATVPLVFPFGIVLVGLVLQGHDLGTAMIMLAILVGMLWAAGLPAKWFLGVGAVAVAGVAFLAAGSANRMQRIQVWIGGICDNPHAATGCFQKVHAEWALADGGWWGLGLGESREKWGLLPEPHNDFILAIIGEELGLGGTVAVLALFAVLAYACYRIVSQAEDTFVRLAASGVMIWLLTQAMLNIGSVIGMLPIIGVPLPLVSSGGSALVAALIGVGLLLSLARAVPGARERLSPRTSRLSRTLAALPTRRTTVAGTRGTRKRSGSTHSATKPGSSRRTAPPPTSRAARGRRGASPARSRGPQGRTGRRGR from the coding sequence GTGACCTCGCTGACGCGCGACGGGCGCGGCGCCGCGGCGACCCGCGGCGGGGCGCAGGAGTGGACGGTGGCCTCGGTCGGGGAGTGGCTGCGCTCCCCGGTCGCGCCCTACTACCTGGTGCTGGTCAGCGCGACGGTGCTCACCGGGCTCGGCCTGGTCATGGTGCTCTCGGCCAGCAGCGTCGGCTCCTACGCCACCAGCGGCAGCTCCTACACCGTCTTCCTCGACCAGCTGCTCTACGCCTCGCTCGGGATCGGGCTGGCGGTGGTCGCCTCCCGGCTGCCGGTGAGCTGGTGGAAGAAGCTGGCCTGGCCGGCGATCTTCGTCGCGCTGCTCCTCCAGGCGCTGGTCTTCACCTCGCTGGGGGTCGGGGAGTTCCAGGGCAACAACAACTGGATCAGCATCGGCGGGCGCACCATCCAGCCCTCGGAGTTCGGCAAGATCGCGCTCGTCGTCTTCGGCGCGGCGGTCCTGGCGACCAAGCGGCGGGTGATCCACCGGATCGGGCACGCGACGGTCCCGCTGGTCTTCCCCTTCGGCATCGTCCTGGTCGGGCTGGTCCTGCAGGGTCACGACCTGGGCACCGCGATGATCATGCTCGCGATCCTCGTCGGGATGCTCTGGGCCGCCGGGCTGCCGGCGAAGTGGTTCCTCGGCGTCGGCGCCGTCGCGGTCGCCGGGGTGGCCTTCCTGGCGGCCGGCAGCGCCAACCGGATGCAGCGGATCCAGGTGTGGATCGGCGGCATCTGCGACAACCCGCACGCCGCGACCGGCTGCTTCCAGAAGGTGCACGCCGAGTGGGCGCTGGCCGACGGGGGCTGGTGGGGCCTGGGCCTGGGGGAGTCCCGCGAGAAGTGGGGCCTGCTGCCCGAGCCGCACAACGACTTCATCCTGGCCATCATCGGCGAGGAGCTCGGCCTGGGCGGCACCGTCGCGGTGCTCGCGCTCTTCGCGGTGCTGGCCTACGCCTGCTACCGGATCGTCAGCCAGGCCGAGGACACCTTCGTCCGGCTGGCCGCCTCCGGCGTGATGATCTGGCTGCTGACCCAGGCGATGCTCAACATCGGCTCGGTCATCGGGATGCTGCCGATCATCGGCGTGCCGCTGCCGCTGGTCTCCAGCGGCGGGTCGGCGCTGGTCGCCGCCCTCATCGGCGTCGGCCTGCTGCTCTCGCTCGCCCGGGCCGTGCCCGGCGCGCGGGAGCGGCTCTCCCCGCGCACCTCGCGGCTGAGCCGCACCCTCGCCGCCCTGCCGACCCGTCGCACGACCGTCGCGGGGACCCGCGGCACGAGGAAGAGGTCGGGCAGCACGCACTCCGCGACCAAGCCCGGCAGCAGCCGGCGCACCGCGCCACCACCCACCTCCCGGGCCGCCCGCGGCCGGCGCGGCGCCTCGCCCGCCCGCTCCCGCGGCCCGCAGGGACGCACCGGCCGGAGGGGCCGGTGA